The following coding sequences are from one Carcharodon carcharias isolate sCarCar2 chromosome 11, sCarCar2.pri, whole genome shotgun sequence window:
- the obi1 gene encoding ORC ubiquitin ligase 1 isoform X1 yields MMTFGTQHLVIFSSVLRARSSFFLNQCRRNVLLEVRKGRETREHSPFLGVRQPVICSNNHVFCFMCLQSWLKNSTQCPTCRIPITSENPFKEVLGGTDGTENSDSPSVKRHLRKTRLELLHKEYEEEIESLQKEIEDLRGKNLSLESQLKTVFDPMTVSSSGKTDNQKHSTTEQDDVPDLVSQQEWRAKLKAATEIYEKTKADLDKLKEANCKLRVQNGDLVRENLHLKAEVDSRSPQKFGRFTVAALQSKVEQYEREMNRLKRALERSDKYIEDMEFQIEQLKGKREEKENKDGKFSPVLPPASLQDGENGSSEQLWKHCNDLKENRIVAMRRSLSNIKQPLVNQLDGAVSTSFNFSHQQNLRGTVSDSVPVSQALADNGLLTTADVENDALHLFQKTEEKEGGRTRPADESEIQFELPSPCTPSTSLGALHLQSTDDEVSPLMKKRTRRKKLTHFRKLCFDGAGWRNMCSAVQNVDCNSKQNAEFTSSNSLIFWDSCQPNPTESALKSTLKKNLQTSQVEDPLVKLEAKRPNLISSPVTEGPCFPECGTVRSRTSSETSMDAAYREKISELDFMLDETENLRNPQCCLISEDLSDLDMSLTADLAQCTELLNEAEKRLEQKMRQNQPHASTSDTRDMIANNDERSVVSKPIVPPVALNIKESLSSEEKTSFQGSFSSPFLSVSSELSGLQHKKPSLWNSCLVPENEKMLEATNRCQTSKRKPQCYGEELSSPSKSSKNDF; encoded by the exons ATGATGACATTTGGGACGCAGCATCTTGTTATTTTTTCGTCTGTTTTAAGAGCCCgttcctctttttttttaaatcaatgcaGACGTAATGTGCTGCTGGAAGTTCGGAAAGGAAGGGAAACTCGTGAACACTCTCCCTTTCTTGGG GTACGTCAGCCAGTTATCTGTTCAAACAATCATGTCTTCTGCTTCATGTGCCTGCAGTCTTGGCTGAAAAACAGCACCCAATGTCCAACCTGTAGAATTCCAATCACATCTGAAAATCCTTTCAAGGAAGTACTTG GTGGGACAGATGGAACCGAAAATTCTGACAGTCCATCTGTCAAACGACACCTTCGAAAAACTAGGCTGGAGCTGTTACATAAAGAATATGAG GAGGAAATTGAATCCTTGCAGAAAGAAATTGAAGATCTTCGTGGCAAAAACCTGAGTCTGGAATCGCAGCTGAAAACTGTCTTTGATCCAATGACGGTGTCATCTTCTGGCAAAACTGATAACCAGAAGCATAGCACAACTGAACAGGACGACGTACCTGACTTGGTCAGCCAGCAAGAATGGAGAGCCAAATTAAAAGCAGCTACAGAAATCTACGAGAAAACAAAAGCTGATTTGGATAAACTTAAAGAA GCAAACTGCAAGCTTCGTGTTCAAAATGGTGATCTTGTGAGAGAGAATTTGCATCTGAAGGCTGAGGTTGATAGTAGATCTCCACAAAA ATTTGGGAGGTTCACAGTGGCTGCCCTTCAGTCGAAGGTGGAACAGTACGAACGTGAGATGAATCGTCTAAAAAGGGCATTGGAACGGAGTGACAAGTACATAGAAGATATGGAGTTCCAGATTGAACAActgaagggaaagagggaggaaaaAGAGAACAAAGATGGGAAATTCAGTCCGGTTTTGCCACCTGCTTCTCTACAGGATGGAGAAAATGGAAGCAGCGAACAATTATGGAAACATTGTAATGACCTCAAGGAGAACAGGATAGTAGCCATGAGGAGAAGCCTCAGTAATATTAAGCAGCCGTTAGTCAACCAGTTAGATGGTGCAGTATCAACCTCTTTTAACTTCTCTCATCAGCAAAATTTACGTGGAACAGTGTCTGATTCGGTGCCAGTAAGCCAGGCCCTTGCTGATAATGGACTTCTAACAACAGCTGATGTTGAGAACGATGCTTTGCATTTGTTCCAGAAGACTGAGGAGAAGGAAGGTGGACGCACTCGACCTGCGGATGAAAGTGAGATACAATTTGAACTCCCTAGTCCTTGTACTCCATCCACATCACTTGGTGCTCTCCACCTACAGAGCACAGATGATGAAGTAAGTCCCCTGATGAAAAAAAGAACTCGAAGAAAGAAGCTGACCCACTTCAGAAAACTTTGTTTTGATGGTGCTGGTTGGAGAAACATGTGTTCTGCAGTGCAAAATGTTGATTGCAATAGTAAGCAGAATGCAGAATTCACCTCCTCCAATAGCCTGATATTTTGGGATTCTTGTCAACCTAACCCGACTGAAAGTGCCCTTAAAAGCACTCTAAAGAAAAACCTGCAGACTTCTCAAGTTGAAGATCCCCTGGTCAAATTAGAGGCCAAAAGGCCAAACTTGATCAGTAGCCCAGTTACTGAAGGTCCTTGTTTCCCTGAGTGCGGCACTGTACGTTCAAGAACATCCAGTGAGACCTCAATGGATGCAGCCTACCGAGAAAAGATATCTGAGCTGGACTTCATGTTAGATGAGACTGAGAACCTTAGaaaccctcagtgctgtctgataTCCGAAGACCTTTCTGACCTTGACATGTCTTTGACAGCGGATCTAGCGCAGTGCACCGAACTTTTGAATGAAGCTGAAAAAAGATTAGAGCAGAAAATGCGTCAAAACCAGCCGCATGCTTCTACCTCAGATACCAGGGATATGATTGCAAATAACGATGAGCGAAGTGTGGTTTCCAAGCCCATAGTGCCTCCTGTTGCTTTAAACATAAAAGAATCATTATCTTCAGAAGAGAAAACTTCTTTCCAGGGTAGCTTTAGTTCCCCTTTTCTTTCAGTAAGTTCTGAACTATCTGGCCTCCAGCATAAGAAACCATCTTTGTGGAACAGCTGTTTAGTACCTGAAAAtgaaaaaatgctggaagcaaCCAACAGATGCCAGACTAGTAAACGAAAGCCACAGTGTTATGGTGAAGAGTTATCCAGTCCCTCTAAGTCATCAAAAAATGATTTCTGA
- the obi1 gene encoding ORC ubiquitin ligase 1 isoform X5 codes for MRCTRPALALHPEHGGTDGTENSDSPSVKRHLRKTRLELLHKEYEEEIESLQKEIEDLRGKNLSLESQLKTVFDPMTVSSSGKTDNQKHSTTEQDDVPDLVSQQEWRAKLKAATEIYEKTKADLDKLKEANCKLRVQNGDLVRENLHLKAEVDSRSPQKFGRFTVAALQSKVEQYEREMNRLKRALERSDKYIEDMEFQIEQLKGKREEKENKDGKFSPVLPPASLQDGENGSSEQLWKHCNDLKENRIVAMRRSLSNIKQPLVNQLDGAVSTSFNFSHQQNLRGTVSDSVPVSQALADNGLLTTADVENDALHLFQKTEEKEGGRTRPADESEIQFELPSPCTPSTSLGALHLQSTDDEVSPLMKKRTRRKKLTHFRKLCFDGAGWRNMCSAVQNVDCNSKQNAEFTSSNSLIFWDSCQPNPTESALKSTLKKNLQTSQVEDPLVKLEAKRPNLISSPVTEGPCFPECGTVRSRTSSETSMDAAYREKISELDFMLDETENLRNPQCCLISEDLSDLDMSLTADLAQCTELLNEAEKRLEQKMRQNQPHASTSDTRDMIANNDERSVVSKPIVPPVALNIKESLSSEEKTSFQGSFSSPFLSVSSELSGLQHKKPSLWNSCLVPENEKMLEATNRCQTSKRKPQCYGEELSSPSKSSKNDF; via the exons ATGAGGTGCACCAGACCTGCCCTCGCTCTCCATCCAGAACATG GTGGGACAGATGGAACCGAAAATTCTGACAGTCCATCTGTCAAACGACACCTTCGAAAAACTAGGCTGGAGCTGTTACATAAAGAATATGAG GAGGAAATTGAATCCTTGCAGAAAGAAATTGAAGATCTTCGTGGCAAAAACCTGAGTCTGGAATCGCAGCTGAAAACTGTCTTTGATCCAATGACGGTGTCATCTTCTGGCAAAACTGATAACCAGAAGCATAGCACAACTGAACAGGACGACGTACCTGACTTGGTCAGCCAGCAAGAATGGAGAGCCAAATTAAAAGCAGCTACAGAAATCTACGAGAAAACAAAAGCTGATTTGGATAAACTTAAAGAA GCAAACTGCAAGCTTCGTGTTCAAAATGGTGATCTTGTGAGAGAGAATTTGCATCTGAAGGCTGAGGTTGATAGTAGATCTCCACAAAA ATTTGGGAGGTTCACAGTGGCTGCCCTTCAGTCGAAGGTGGAACAGTACGAACGTGAGATGAATCGTCTAAAAAGGGCATTGGAACGGAGTGACAAGTACATAGAAGATATGGAGTTCCAGATTGAACAActgaagggaaagagggaggaaaaAGAGAACAAAGATGGGAAATTCAGTCCGGTTTTGCCACCTGCTTCTCTACAGGATGGAGAAAATGGAAGCAGCGAACAATTATGGAAACATTGTAATGACCTCAAGGAGAACAGGATAGTAGCCATGAGGAGAAGCCTCAGTAATATTAAGCAGCCGTTAGTCAACCAGTTAGATGGTGCAGTATCAACCTCTTTTAACTTCTCTCATCAGCAAAATTTACGTGGAACAGTGTCTGATTCGGTGCCAGTAAGCCAGGCCCTTGCTGATAATGGACTTCTAACAACAGCTGATGTTGAGAACGATGCTTTGCATTTGTTCCAGAAGACTGAGGAGAAGGAAGGTGGACGCACTCGACCTGCGGATGAAAGTGAGATACAATTTGAACTCCCTAGTCCTTGTACTCCATCCACATCACTTGGTGCTCTCCACCTACAGAGCACAGATGATGAAGTAAGTCCCCTGATGAAAAAAAGAACTCGAAGAAAGAAGCTGACCCACTTCAGAAAACTTTGTTTTGATGGTGCTGGTTGGAGAAACATGTGTTCTGCAGTGCAAAATGTTGATTGCAATAGTAAGCAGAATGCAGAATTCACCTCCTCCAATAGCCTGATATTTTGGGATTCTTGTCAACCTAACCCGACTGAAAGTGCCCTTAAAAGCACTCTAAAGAAAAACCTGCAGACTTCTCAAGTTGAAGATCCCCTGGTCAAATTAGAGGCCAAAAGGCCAAACTTGATCAGTAGCCCAGTTACTGAAGGTCCTTGTTTCCCTGAGTGCGGCACTGTACGTTCAAGAACATCCAGTGAGACCTCAATGGATGCAGCCTACCGAGAAAAGATATCTGAGCTGGACTTCATGTTAGATGAGACTGAGAACCTTAGaaaccctcagtgctgtctgataTCCGAAGACCTTTCTGACCTTGACATGTCTTTGACAGCGGATCTAGCGCAGTGCACCGAACTTTTGAATGAAGCTGAAAAAAGATTAGAGCAGAAAATGCGTCAAAACCAGCCGCATGCTTCTACCTCAGATACCAGGGATATGATTGCAAATAACGATGAGCGAAGTGTGGTTTCCAAGCCCATAGTGCCTCCTGTTGCTTTAAACATAAAAGAATCATTATCTTCAGAAGAGAAAACTTCTTTCCAGGGTAGCTTTAGTTCCCCTTTTCTTTCAGTAAGTTCTGAACTATCTGGCCTCCAGCATAAGAAACCATCTTTGTGGAACAGCTGTTTAGTACCTGAAAAtgaaaaaatgctggaagcaaCCAACAGATGCCAGACTAGTAAACGAAAGCCACAGTGTTATGGTGAAGAGTTATCCAGTCCCTCTAAGTCATCAAAAAATGATTTCTGA
- the obi1 gene encoding ORC ubiquitin ligase 1 isoform X3, producing MQKPAQQNVQNVTLSLTLPISCQICLGKVRQPVICSNNHVFCFMCLQSWLKNSTQCPTCRIPITSENPFKEVLGGTDGTENSDSPSVKRHLRKTRLELLHKEYEEEIESLQKEIEDLRGKNLSLESQLKTVFDPMTVSSSGKTDNQKHSTTEQDDVPDLVSQQEWRAKLKAATEIYEKTKADLDKLKEANCKLRVQNGDLVRENLHLKAEVDSRSPQKFGRFTVAALQSKVEQYEREMNRLKRALERSDKYIEDMEFQIEQLKGKREEKENKDGKFSPVLPPASLQDGENGSSEQLWKHCNDLKENRIVAMRRSLSNIKQPLVNQLDGAVSTSFNFSHQQNLRGTVSDSVPVSQALADNGLLTTADVENDALHLFQKTEEKEGGRTRPADESEIQFELPSPCTPSTSLGALHLQSTDDEVSPLMKKRTRRKKLTHFRKLCFDGAGWRNMCSAVQNVDCNSKQNAEFTSSNSLIFWDSCQPNPTESALKSTLKKNLQTSQVEDPLVKLEAKRPNLISSPVTEGPCFPECGTVRSRTSSETSMDAAYREKISELDFMLDETENLRNPQCCLISEDLSDLDMSLTADLAQCTELLNEAEKRLEQKMRQNQPHASTSDTRDMIANNDERSVVSKPIVPPVALNIKESLSSEEKTSFQGSFSSPFLSVSSELSGLQHKKPSLWNSCLVPENEKMLEATNRCQTSKRKPQCYGEELSSPSKSSKNDF from the exons ATGCAGAAGCCGGCGCAGCAGAACGTTCAGAATGTTACACTGAGCCTCACCCTGCCCATTTCGTGTCAGATCTGCCTGGGGAAG GTACGTCAGCCAGTTATCTGTTCAAACAATCATGTCTTCTGCTTCATGTGCCTGCAGTCTTGGCTGAAAAACAGCACCCAATGTCCAACCTGTAGAATTCCAATCACATCTGAAAATCCTTTCAAGGAAGTACTTG GTGGGACAGATGGAACCGAAAATTCTGACAGTCCATCTGTCAAACGACACCTTCGAAAAACTAGGCTGGAGCTGTTACATAAAGAATATGAG GAGGAAATTGAATCCTTGCAGAAAGAAATTGAAGATCTTCGTGGCAAAAACCTGAGTCTGGAATCGCAGCTGAAAACTGTCTTTGATCCAATGACGGTGTCATCTTCTGGCAAAACTGATAACCAGAAGCATAGCACAACTGAACAGGACGACGTACCTGACTTGGTCAGCCAGCAAGAATGGAGAGCCAAATTAAAAGCAGCTACAGAAATCTACGAGAAAACAAAAGCTGATTTGGATAAACTTAAAGAA GCAAACTGCAAGCTTCGTGTTCAAAATGGTGATCTTGTGAGAGAGAATTTGCATCTGAAGGCTGAGGTTGATAGTAGATCTCCACAAAA ATTTGGGAGGTTCACAGTGGCTGCCCTTCAGTCGAAGGTGGAACAGTACGAACGTGAGATGAATCGTCTAAAAAGGGCATTGGAACGGAGTGACAAGTACATAGAAGATATGGAGTTCCAGATTGAACAActgaagggaaagagggaggaaaaAGAGAACAAAGATGGGAAATTCAGTCCGGTTTTGCCACCTGCTTCTCTACAGGATGGAGAAAATGGAAGCAGCGAACAATTATGGAAACATTGTAATGACCTCAAGGAGAACAGGATAGTAGCCATGAGGAGAAGCCTCAGTAATATTAAGCAGCCGTTAGTCAACCAGTTAGATGGTGCAGTATCAACCTCTTTTAACTTCTCTCATCAGCAAAATTTACGTGGAACAGTGTCTGATTCGGTGCCAGTAAGCCAGGCCCTTGCTGATAATGGACTTCTAACAACAGCTGATGTTGAGAACGATGCTTTGCATTTGTTCCAGAAGACTGAGGAGAAGGAAGGTGGACGCACTCGACCTGCGGATGAAAGTGAGATACAATTTGAACTCCCTAGTCCTTGTACTCCATCCACATCACTTGGTGCTCTCCACCTACAGAGCACAGATGATGAAGTAAGTCCCCTGATGAAAAAAAGAACTCGAAGAAAGAAGCTGACCCACTTCAGAAAACTTTGTTTTGATGGTGCTGGTTGGAGAAACATGTGTTCTGCAGTGCAAAATGTTGATTGCAATAGTAAGCAGAATGCAGAATTCACCTCCTCCAATAGCCTGATATTTTGGGATTCTTGTCAACCTAACCCGACTGAAAGTGCCCTTAAAAGCACTCTAAAGAAAAACCTGCAGACTTCTCAAGTTGAAGATCCCCTGGTCAAATTAGAGGCCAAAAGGCCAAACTTGATCAGTAGCCCAGTTACTGAAGGTCCTTGTTTCCCTGAGTGCGGCACTGTACGTTCAAGAACATCCAGTGAGACCTCAATGGATGCAGCCTACCGAGAAAAGATATCTGAGCTGGACTTCATGTTAGATGAGACTGAGAACCTTAGaaaccctcagtgctgtctgataTCCGAAGACCTTTCTGACCTTGACATGTCTTTGACAGCGGATCTAGCGCAGTGCACCGAACTTTTGAATGAAGCTGAAAAAAGATTAGAGCAGAAAATGCGTCAAAACCAGCCGCATGCTTCTACCTCAGATACCAGGGATATGATTGCAAATAACGATGAGCGAAGTGTGGTTTCCAAGCCCATAGTGCCTCCTGTTGCTTTAAACATAAAAGAATCATTATCTTCAGAAGAGAAAACTTCTTTCCAGGGTAGCTTTAGTTCCCCTTTTCTTTCAGTAAGTTCTGAACTATCTGGCCTCCAGCATAAGAAACCATCTTTGTGGAACAGCTGTTTAGTACCTGAAAAtgaaaaaatgctggaagcaaCCAACAGATGCCAGACTAGTAAACGAAAGCCACAGTGTTATGGTGAAGAGTTATCCAGTCCCTCTAAGTCATCAAAAAATGATTTCTGA
- the obi1 gene encoding ORC ubiquitin ligase 1 isoform X4 codes for MQKPAQQNVQNVTLSLTLPISCQICLGKSWLKNSTQCPTCRIPITSENPFKEVLGGTDGTENSDSPSVKRHLRKTRLELLHKEYEEEIESLQKEIEDLRGKNLSLESQLKTVFDPMTVSSSGKTDNQKHSTTEQDDVPDLVSQQEWRAKLKAATEIYEKTKADLDKLKEANCKLRVQNGDLVRENLHLKAEVDSRSPQKFGRFTVAALQSKVEQYEREMNRLKRALERSDKYIEDMEFQIEQLKGKREEKENKDGKFSPVLPPASLQDGENGSSEQLWKHCNDLKENRIVAMRRSLSNIKQPLVNQLDGAVSTSFNFSHQQNLRGTVSDSVPVSQALADNGLLTTADVENDALHLFQKTEEKEGGRTRPADESEIQFELPSPCTPSTSLGALHLQSTDDEVSPLMKKRTRRKKLTHFRKLCFDGAGWRNMCSAVQNVDCNSKQNAEFTSSNSLIFWDSCQPNPTESALKSTLKKNLQTSQVEDPLVKLEAKRPNLISSPVTEGPCFPECGTVRSRTSSETSMDAAYREKISELDFMLDETENLRNPQCCLISEDLSDLDMSLTADLAQCTELLNEAEKRLEQKMRQNQPHASTSDTRDMIANNDERSVVSKPIVPPVALNIKESLSSEEKTSFQGSFSSPFLSVSSELSGLQHKKPSLWNSCLVPENEKMLEATNRCQTSKRKPQCYGEELSSPSKSSKNDF; via the exons ATGCAGAAGCCGGCGCAGCAGAACGTTCAGAATGTTACACTGAGCCTCACCCTGCCCATTTCGTGTCAGATCTGCCTGGGGAAG TCTTGGCTGAAAAACAGCACCCAATGTCCAACCTGTAGAATTCCAATCACATCTGAAAATCCTTTCAAGGAAGTACTTG GTGGGACAGATGGAACCGAAAATTCTGACAGTCCATCTGTCAAACGACACCTTCGAAAAACTAGGCTGGAGCTGTTACATAAAGAATATGAG GAGGAAATTGAATCCTTGCAGAAAGAAATTGAAGATCTTCGTGGCAAAAACCTGAGTCTGGAATCGCAGCTGAAAACTGTCTTTGATCCAATGACGGTGTCATCTTCTGGCAAAACTGATAACCAGAAGCATAGCACAACTGAACAGGACGACGTACCTGACTTGGTCAGCCAGCAAGAATGGAGAGCCAAATTAAAAGCAGCTACAGAAATCTACGAGAAAACAAAAGCTGATTTGGATAAACTTAAAGAA GCAAACTGCAAGCTTCGTGTTCAAAATGGTGATCTTGTGAGAGAGAATTTGCATCTGAAGGCTGAGGTTGATAGTAGATCTCCACAAAA ATTTGGGAGGTTCACAGTGGCTGCCCTTCAGTCGAAGGTGGAACAGTACGAACGTGAGATGAATCGTCTAAAAAGGGCATTGGAACGGAGTGACAAGTACATAGAAGATATGGAGTTCCAGATTGAACAActgaagggaaagagggaggaaaaAGAGAACAAAGATGGGAAATTCAGTCCGGTTTTGCCACCTGCTTCTCTACAGGATGGAGAAAATGGAAGCAGCGAACAATTATGGAAACATTGTAATGACCTCAAGGAGAACAGGATAGTAGCCATGAGGAGAAGCCTCAGTAATATTAAGCAGCCGTTAGTCAACCAGTTAGATGGTGCAGTATCAACCTCTTTTAACTTCTCTCATCAGCAAAATTTACGTGGAACAGTGTCTGATTCGGTGCCAGTAAGCCAGGCCCTTGCTGATAATGGACTTCTAACAACAGCTGATGTTGAGAACGATGCTTTGCATTTGTTCCAGAAGACTGAGGAGAAGGAAGGTGGACGCACTCGACCTGCGGATGAAAGTGAGATACAATTTGAACTCCCTAGTCCTTGTACTCCATCCACATCACTTGGTGCTCTCCACCTACAGAGCACAGATGATGAAGTAAGTCCCCTGATGAAAAAAAGAACTCGAAGAAAGAAGCTGACCCACTTCAGAAAACTTTGTTTTGATGGTGCTGGTTGGAGAAACATGTGTTCTGCAGTGCAAAATGTTGATTGCAATAGTAAGCAGAATGCAGAATTCACCTCCTCCAATAGCCTGATATTTTGGGATTCTTGTCAACCTAACCCGACTGAAAGTGCCCTTAAAAGCACTCTAAAGAAAAACCTGCAGACTTCTCAAGTTGAAGATCCCCTGGTCAAATTAGAGGCCAAAAGGCCAAACTTGATCAGTAGCCCAGTTACTGAAGGTCCTTGTTTCCCTGAGTGCGGCACTGTACGTTCAAGAACATCCAGTGAGACCTCAATGGATGCAGCCTACCGAGAAAAGATATCTGAGCTGGACTTCATGTTAGATGAGACTGAGAACCTTAGaaaccctcagtgctgtctgataTCCGAAGACCTTTCTGACCTTGACATGTCTTTGACAGCGGATCTAGCGCAGTGCACCGAACTTTTGAATGAAGCTGAAAAAAGATTAGAGCAGAAAATGCGTCAAAACCAGCCGCATGCTTCTACCTCAGATACCAGGGATATGATTGCAAATAACGATGAGCGAAGTGTGGTTTCCAAGCCCATAGTGCCTCCTGTTGCTTTAAACATAAAAGAATCATTATCTTCAGAAGAGAAAACTTCTTTCCAGGGTAGCTTTAGTTCCCCTTTTCTTTCAGTAAGTTCTGAACTATCTGGCCTCCAGCATAAGAAACCATCTTTGTGGAACAGCTGTTTAGTACCTGAAAAtgaaaaaatgctggaagcaaCCAACAGATGCCAGACTAGTAAACGAAAGCCACAGTGTTATGGTGAAGAGTTATCCAGTCCCTCTAAGTCATCAAAAAATGATTTCTGA
- the obi1 gene encoding ORC ubiquitin ligase 1 isoform X2 — MMTFGTQHLVIFSSVLRARSSFFLNQCRRNVLLEVRKGRETREHSPFLGSWLKNSTQCPTCRIPITSENPFKEVLGGTDGTENSDSPSVKRHLRKTRLELLHKEYEEEIESLQKEIEDLRGKNLSLESQLKTVFDPMTVSSSGKTDNQKHSTTEQDDVPDLVSQQEWRAKLKAATEIYEKTKADLDKLKEANCKLRVQNGDLVRENLHLKAEVDSRSPQKFGRFTVAALQSKVEQYEREMNRLKRALERSDKYIEDMEFQIEQLKGKREEKENKDGKFSPVLPPASLQDGENGSSEQLWKHCNDLKENRIVAMRRSLSNIKQPLVNQLDGAVSTSFNFSHQQNLRGTVSDSVPVSQALADNGLLTTADVENDALHLFQKTEEKEGGRTRPADESEIQFELPSPCTPSTSLGALHLQSTDDEVSPLMKKRTRRKKLTHFRKLCFDGAGWRNMCSAVQNVDCNSKQNAEFTSSNSLIFWDSCQPNPTESALKSTLKKNLQTSQVEDPLVKLEAKRPNLISSPVTEGPCFPECGTVRSRTSSETSMDAAYREKISELDFMLDETENLRNPQCCLISEDLSDLDMSLTADLAQCTELLNEAEKRLEQKMRQNQPHASTSDTRDMIANNDERSVVSKPIVPPVALNIKESLSSEEKTSFQGSFSSPFLSVSSELSGLQHKKPSLWNSCLVPENEKMLEATNRCQTSKRKPQCYGEELSSPSKSSKNDF, encoded by the exons ATGATGACATTTGGGACGCAGCATCTTGTTATTTTTTCGTCTGTTTTAAGAGCCCgttcctctttttttttaaatcaatgcaGACGTAATGTGCTGCTGGAAGTTCGGAAAGGAAGGGAAACTCGTGAACACTCTCCCTTTCTTGGG TCTTGGCTGAAAAACAGCACCCAATGTCCAACCTGTAGAATTCCAATCACATCTGAAAATCCTTTCAAGGAAGTACTTG GTGGGACAGATGGAACCGAAAATTCTGACAGTCCATCTGTCAAACGACACCTTCGAAAAACTAGGCTGGAGCTGTTACATAAAGAATATGAG GAGGAAATTGAATCCTTGCAGAAAGAAATTGAAGATCTTCGTGGCAAAAACCTGAGTCTGGAATCGCAGCTGAAAACTGTCTTTGATCCAATGACGGTGTCATCTTCTGGCAAAACTGATAACCAGAAGCATAGCACAACTGAACAGGACGACGTACCTGACTTGGTCAGCCAGCAAGAATGGAGAGCCAAATTAAAAGCAGCTACAGAAATCTACGAGAAAACAAAAGCTGATTTGGATAAACTTAAAGAA GCAAACTGCAAGCTTCGTGTTCAAAATGGTGATCTTGTGAGAGAGAATTTGCATCTGAAGGCTGAGGTTGATAGTAGATCTCCACAAAA ATTTGGGAGGTTCACAGTGGCTGCCCTTCAGTCGAAGGTGGAACAGTACGAACGTGAGATGAATCGTCTAAAAAGGGCATTGGAACGGAGTGACAAGTACATAGAAGATATGGAGTTCCAGATTGAACAActgaagggaaagagggaggaaaaAGAGAACAAAGATGGGAAATTCAGTCCGGTTTTGCCACCTGCTTCTCTACAGGATGGAGAAAATGGAAGCAGCGAACAATTATGGAAACATTGTAATGACCTCAAGGAGAACAGGATAGTAGCCATGAGGAGAAGCCTCAGTAATATTAAGCAGCCGTTAGTCAACCAGTTAGATGGTGCAGTATCAACCTCTTTTAACTTCTCTCATCAGCAAAATTTACGTGGAACAGTGTCTGATTCGGTGCCAGTAAGCCAGGCCCTTGCTGATAATGGACTTCTAACAACAGCTGATGTTGAGAACGATGCTTTGCATTTGTTCCAGAAGACTGAGGAGAAGGAAGGTGGACGCACTCGACCTGCGGATGAAAGTGAGATACAATTTGAACTCCCTAGTCCTTGTACTCCATCCACATCACTTGGTGCTCTCCACCTACAGAGCACAGATGATGAAGTAAGTCCCCTGATGAAAAAAAGAACTCGAAGAAAGAAGCTGACCCACTTCAGAAAACTTTGTTTTGATGGTGCTGGTTGGAGAAACATGTGTTCTGCAGTGCAAAATGTTGATTGCAATAGTAAGCAGAATGCAGAATTCACCTCCTCCAATAGCCTGATATTTTGGGATTCTTGTCAACCTAACCCGACTGAAAGTGCCCTTAAAAGCACTCTAAAGAAAAACCTGCAGACTTCTCAAGTTGAAGATCCCCTGGTCAAATTAGAGGCCAAAAGGCCAAACTTGATCAGTAGCCCAGTTACTGAAGGTCCTTGTTTCCCTGAGTGCGGCACTGTACGTTCAAGAACATCCAGTGAGACCTCAATGGATGCAGCCTACCGAGAAAAGATATCTGAGCTGGACTTCATGTTAGATGAGACTGAGAACCTTAGaaaccctcagtgctgtctgataTCCGAAGACCTTTCTGACCTTGACATGTCTTTGACAGCGGATCTAGCGCAGTGCACCGAACTTTTGAATGAAGCTGAAAAAAGATTAGAGCAGAAAATGCGTCAAAACCAGCCGCATGCTTCTACCTCAGATACCAGGGATATGATTGCAAATAACGATGAGCGAAGTGTGGTTTCCAAGCCCATAGTGCCTCCTGTTGCTTTAAACATAAAAGAATCATTATCTTCAGAAGAGAAAACTTCTTTCCAGGGTAGCTTTAGTTCCCCTTTTCTTTCAGTAAGTTCTGAACTATCTGGCCTCCAGCATAAGAAACCATCTTTGTGGAACAGCTGTTTAGTACCTGAAAAtgaaaaaatgctggaagcaaCCAACAGATGCCAGACTAGTAAACGAAAGCCACAGTGTTATGGTGAAGAGTTATCCAGTCCCTCTAAGTCATCAAAAAATGATTTCTGA